The genomic interval AGAAGCAGGTGATGCCGGGCTTGACCGCCAGCTTCCCGCACTGCCACTCCTCGTATTCCGCGAACTCCTCGGGCAGCGGCGGACGCGGACCCACCAGGCTCATGTCGCCCTTCAGTACGCTCCAGAGCTGGGGCAGCTCGTCGATGCTGAACTTCCGCAGCCAGCGGCCGAGCGGCGTGACGCGCGGATCGCGACGCAGCTTGAATACCGGGCCGCTCATCTCATTGGCTGCCGCGTACTCTGCCTTCCGCGCGTCCGCGCCCACCACCATCGTTCGGAACTTATAGGCGACGAACGGTCTGGCGCGATAGCCCAGCGCTCGCCACTCGTAGAGCACCGGACCGCGCGAGCTGAGTTTCACGAGCACCGCCACGACCACGAACAGCGGCAGCAGTACCACCAGCCCGGCAGCCGCCAGGACAATGTCCACGCCGCGCTTCACCACCTGCTGCACGCGCCACGTGCGCCCGCTCGCCCGCTCCGGCAGAAAGCCCGCCCAGTCCACGCGCGTGCGCAGCCACTGCGCGCGCGGCGGCAGCTCGAACGGCTCGACGCGCACCGCCGGGGGCGCAGTCGTGACGAGCGCAAGCTCGACCCGCCGGTCGCCCAGACCTGTGTCCAGCGGCCGCGCCCGTATCGCCCCGGCTTCCCGCTCCACACTCTCCTCCACGCTCAGACGGGCCGCAGTGCTCTGGTATCGATATCTATTTCCAGCGCCTGTCCGATCGCCTTCAATCCCACCCGGACGCGCCGCCGGTTGCGACGCTCTGTGACGATCCCCTGAATGCCCTGGAACGGTCCGTCCATCACTTCCACCCATTCACCTTCCGCCAGAAACGGCGCCTGCTCGACTTCGACGCCGC from Longimicrobiales bacterium carries:
- a CDS encoding sugar transferase — encoded protein: MEREAGAIRARPLDTGLGDRRVELALVTTAPPAVRVEPFELPPRAQWLRTRVDWAGFLPERASGRTWRVQQVVKRGVDIVLAAAGLVVLLPLFVVVAVLVKLSSRGPVLYEWRALGYRARPFVAYKFRTMVVGADARKAEYAAANEMSGPVFKLRRDPRVTPLGRWLRKFSIDELPQLWSVLKGDMSLVGPRPPLPEEFAEYEEWQCGKLAVKPGITCFWQVSGRSEISDFRTWARLDLQYIRAWNLWLDVRLLLRTIPAVLSGRGAY